A window of Methanolobus sediminis contains these coding sequences:
- a CDS encoding GntP family permease: MEPIFIFIFSLLLILILTAKLRLHPFLGLILTSVITGILAGEASTTIETITTGMAKVFAHFAIIIASGSIIGLIIHRTGGARLIANDIINISKKPLFGLNILGFIFAVPLMCCILAYVIFIPVAREIRIREGLPKVLTASVLVFGTLASYNHVYPSPVVYSAINELGINSSDVLIPGIIIALIVSITGYVYAMKFCKNGEIDDFIIDTETETETNDLSGRIAAYFPITIPVALIFADVFTNIALFDILGEPDMALLIGVVMAIFFAYRQYTFNSVREWVEKAIKRSGVVILDMCGGGALGATLSMTGVGQEMGTLLSKLPLPAILVPFLIAVAIQSVQGSRVVTMLVAPSIVIPLVPVLGLPPEIVLFSMASGTFLISHFNDPFFWIYKDLAELETSEVLKSYTLGGAVMGVTSLMLTGVAYMLFY; this comes from the coding sequence ATGGAACCTATATTCATATTTATTTTTTCTTTACTTCTAATCCTTATTCTCACTGCAAAACTTAGATTACATCCTTTTCTAGGACTTATTCTCACATCTGTCATCACCGGAATACTTGCAGGTGAAGCATCTACAACGATAGAAACAATCACAACCGGAATGGCAAAGGTTTTCGCACATTTTGCAATAATAATTGCTTCCGGCAGCATTATTGGCCTAATTATACACAGAACCGGTGGTGCAAGACTCATTGCCAACGATATAATAAATATATCAAAAAAGCCACTTTTCGGACTGAATATCCTGGGTTTCATCTTTGCGGTTCCACTTATGTGCTGCATCCTTGCCTATGTGATATTCATCCCGGTTGCAAGAGAGATAAGAATCAGAGAAGGATTACCAAAGGTTCTCACTGCATCAGTACTTGTTTTTGGAACTTTGGCATCCTATAATCATGTTTATCCATCTCCAGTTGTTTATTCAGCTATCAATGAATTGGGAATAAATTCCAGCGATGTACTGATTCCCGGAATCATAATTGCACTAATTGTTTCTATTACAGGATACGTCTATGCTATGAAATTCTGTAAAAATGGAGAAATTGATGATTTTATAATTGACACTGAAACAGAAACTGAGACTAATGATCTGTCTGGCAGGATTGCTGCCTACTTCCCTATTACTATCCCTGTTGCATTAATTTTTGCAGATGTATTCACAAACATAGCTCTGTTTGATATTCTGGGTGAACCTGACATGGCATTGCTGATCGGAGTTGTCATGGCGATATTCTTTGCTTACAGGCAATACACATTTAATTCTGTCAGGGAATGGGTGGAAAAAGCCATCAAAAGAAGCGGTGTGGTCATCCTTGACATGTGTGGAGGAGGCGCCCTGGGTGCCACACTTTCAATGACAGGAGTCGGACAGGAGATGGGAACCCTTCTTTCAAAACTGCCTTTGCCTGCCATTCTAGTTCCATTCCTCATTGCAGTTGCCATACAGAGCGTGCAGGGTTCCCGTGTTGTTACAATGCTGGTTGCACCCTCTATTGTGATACCTCTTGTACCGGTTCTTGGTCTGCCACCTGAGATAGTACTTTTTTCAATGGCATCAGGAACATTTCTGATCTCACACTTCAACGACCCGTTCTTCTGGATATATAAGGATCTGGCAGAACTGGAGACTTCAGAGGTTCTGAAAAGTTATACACTGGGTGGTGCTGTGATGGGAGTAACAAGTCTGATGCTCACTGGTGTAGCATACATGCTGTTCTACTAA
- a CDS encoding chemotaxis protein CheC — MSRQLDNFLIDAFKEIGSIGMGNATTSLSKLIEKRVQLNLSDARLFEPAALVDMIPDSITMTSIMIPIHGDLNGLVMLLFEFGNAVYLSNLLLQTIEHDDDPSIYESALLETGNIIAGSYLNSLSSFLNLKIMHSVPDISIGNIEDILKKSLNKMHKEPEGILNMETMFMVYSSEKDVGAGTIYGDMFLLLEEESLDRMQTSIQEMLK, encoded by the coding sequence ATGAGCAGACAACTTGACAATTTTCTGATTGATGCATTCAAGGAGATAGGCAGCATAGGTATGGGAAATGCTACTACTTCCCTGTCCAAGCTTATTGAGAAAAGAGTGCAGTTAAATCTTTCAGATGCACGTTTGTTTGAGCCGGCTGCTCTTGTCGACATGATACCGGACTCTATCACAATGACCAGCATAATGATTCCCATCCATGGTGATCTGAATGGTCTTGTAATGCTGCTGTTCGAGTTTGGAAATGCCGTTTATCTGAGCAACCTGCTGTTGCAAACTATCGAGCATGATGATGACCCCAGTATTTATGAGTCTGCTCTTCTTGAAACAGGAAACATTATTGCAGGATCATATCTGAATTCCCTTTCATCTTTCCTTAATCTAAAAATCATGCATTCTGTGCCAGACATAAGTATCGGCAATATTGAGGATATACTGAAAAAGAGCCTCAATAAGATGCATAAAGAACCGGAAGGAATACTGAACATGGAGACGATGTTTATGGTATATTCATCTGAAAAGGATGTAGGAGCCGGTACTATCTATGGAGATATGTTCCTTCTGCTGGAAGAAGAATCGCTTGACAGGATGCAAACTTCCATTCAGGAAATGCTGAAATGA